Proteins encoded within one genomic window of Candidatus Binatota bacterium:
- the nusA gene encoding transcription termination factor NusA: protein MEFDIKHAIDQISKEKGIDRALIIEAVEEAMKSAAHKTYGAELNIDATYNPESGSVDMYRVHTVVEEVADPDNEISLGYARSDIDQEAEIGDELMEEIDSAPLGRIAAQAAKQNIVQKVRDYERSIIYGEFKEQEGSVISGVVLRFERRNLVVQLRPNVEAILPEREQIPRERYRQQERVRAVIKEVNDTLRGTQIVLSRTAPELVAKLFEQEVPEVYEGIVEIKDVVREPGGRAKISVISKDSDVDPVGACVGMRGNRVQAVVQELRGERIDIVPWTPDETEFVCRALSPAKVSRIVIDEEAHAMEVVVPDAELALAIGRKGQNIRLAARLSGWKLDVLGDADYERRLRESRLSLQGVDGLGELQAEILLGDGYKSAAELATSSAADVAVALSIEEEAAAGFLASATIAAEEQRRTSMVRRVAAAISDAVEAVNDAEKARLVEEERAASEESAEGESAGSEAAGSEAAAKEKTSNDEPDKGAAS from the coding sequence CCAGATCAGCAAAGAAAAAGGCATCGACCGCGCCCTCATTATCGAGGCTGTCGAAGAGGCGATGAAATCGGCTGCTCACAAGACCTACGGCGCCGAGCTCAACATTGACGCCACTTACAACCCGGAGAGCGGCTCGGTCGATATGTACCGAGTGCACACAGTAGTTGAAGAAGTGGCGGATCCCGACAACGAAATTTCGCTGGGGTACGCGCGGTCGGACATTGACCAGGAAGCGGAAATCGGCGACGAGCTGATGGAAGAGATCGATTCGGCGCCTCTGGGCAGGATCGCTGCCCAGGCGGCTAAGCAGAATATCGTTCAGAAAGTCAGGGATTACGAGCGTTCGATCATATACGGAGAGTTCAAGGAGCAGGAAGGCTCCGTGATCTCGGGGGTCGTGCTGCGGTTTGAAAGACGCAACCTCGTCGTCCAACTCCGTCCAAACGTGGAAGCGATACTGCCCGAGAGAGAGCAGATTCCGAGGGAGCGTTACCGTCAGCAGGAGCGGGTTCGCGCCGTCATCAAGGAAGTCAACGACACGCTGCGCGGCACGCAGATCGTTCTCTCGCGTACCGCACCGGAGCTCGTTGCTAAGCTGTTTGAACAGGAAGTCCCGGAAGTCTACGAAGGCATCGTCGAGATCAAGGACGTGGTTCGTGAGCCAGGTGGACGCGCCAAGATCTCGGTGATTTCTAAAGACAGCGACGTAGACCCCGTTGGTGCCTGCGTGGGCATGCGAGGCAATCGCGTGCAGGCGGTGGTCCAGGAGCTGCGGGGAGAACGAATAGACATCGTCCCATGGACACCTGACGAAACGGAGTTTGTCTGCCGTGCTCTTTCGCCGGCCAAGGTCTCACGCATTGTCATCGATGAAGAAGCACACGCCATGGAAGTGGTCGTTCCCGACGCGGAACTTGCCCTGGCCATCGGTCGCAAGGGGCAGAATATCCGCCTCGCCGCGCGCCTGTCGGGCTGGAAGCTGGATGTCCTCGGTGACGCGGACTACGAGCGACGCTTGAGGGAATCTAGGCTTTCTTTGCAAGGTGTGGACGGACTCGGCGAATTACAGGCGGAAATCCTGTTGGGCGACGGCTACAAGTCGGCCGCGGAGTTGGCCACCAGCTCTGCAGCGGACGTTGCCGTTGCGCTCAGTATAGAGGAAGAAGCCGCCGCGGGTTTTCTCGCCAGCGCGACGATTGCAGCCGAAGAACAACGCAGGACCAGCATGGTAAGGCGCGTGGCGGCCGCGATCAGCGACGCGGTGGAAGCCGTTAACGATGCAGAGAAGGCCCGGCTCGTCGAAGAAGAGCGCGCTGCCAGCGAAGAGTCGGCCGAGGGCGAATCTGCCGGTAGCGAAGCCGCCGGTAGCGAAGCCGCCGCGAAAGAGAAAACGAGCAATGACGAGCCTGACAAGGGAGCAGCCTCCTAG
- a CDS encoding YlxR family protein, whose translation MSRLSHTPQRTCVGCGQRDAPGQMLRFGQDGAGGLAIVVEPISGRTAYLHRTLECRAGLVKRRTVNRSLRTGIAADQKSRFVRDLEAMPESGAQGEELS comes from the coding sequence GTGAGCAGGCTGAGTCATACACCGCAGCGTACCTGCGTAGGTTGCGGCCAGCGCGATGCCCCGGGGCAGATGCTGCGCTTTGGACAAGACGGCGCAGGCGGGCTGGCAATAGTGGTGGAACCGATCAGCGGTCGAACTGCGTACCTGCACCGCACGCTCGAGTGCCGGGCAGGGCTGGTCAAGCGTCGCACGGTGAATCGATCGTTGCGCACTGGTATTGCCGCGGATCAGAAATCCCGTTTCGTACGGGATCTTGAGGCGATGCCGGAAAGCGGCGCGCAAGGGGAGGAGCTTAGCTGA